Proteins encoded within one genomic window of Candidatus Poribacteria bacterium:
- a CDS encoding phytanoyl-CoA dioxygenase family protein yields MKNNETICLTPAQRLHFDIYGFVLLENVLNNDEIQRMKGALYRMNADEDLDAKHVYARGRSEHHVLFGNLVEYDPALLEYAAHPKLVPLVEEVVGGAVRLEETEAIINSRNPETELGELHKRRYNPTGFHRGTQHGWGTYMEQNKFHCIFVKTLAYLTDVGPDDGGTCVIPGSHRLTWNHNEMIEAALSDDKLIYQVEASAGSVLLFAEALIHSTTAIRSDKERVILISGYTPPMVREWPGNEVSPEFIETLPEDIRPLISGSDSWHWKRRY; encoded by the coding sequence GTGAAAAACAACGAAACGATTTGCCTGACACCAGCACAACGGCTACATTTCGACATCTACGGTTTTGTGTTATTAGAGAATGTTCTAAACAACGATGAAATTCAACGCATGAAGGGTGCGCTCTACAGGATGAACGCCGATGAGGATCTGGATGCCAAACACGTCTATGCTCGTGGGCGGAGCGAACACCATGTGCTTTTCGGCAATCTCGTTGAGTATGATCCAGCGTTACTGGAATACGCCGCGCATCCAAAACTCGTGCCGTTGGTTGAAGAGGTGGTGGGAGGTGCAGTACGCCTTGAGGAAACCGAAGCGATCATCAATAGTCGTAACCCTGAGACAGAATTAGGCGAACTCCACAAACGCCGCTATAACCCAACCGGTTTCCATCGCGGAACGCAACACGGATGGGGCACATACATGGAGCAAAACAAGTTCCACTGCATCTTTGTGAAGACGCTCGCATACCTTACCGATGTTGGTCCCGATGATGGTGGAACGTGCGTCATACCGGGCAGCCACCGCTTAACGTGGAATCATAACGAGATGATTGAAGCGGCACTCTCTGATGACAAACTCATCTACCAAGTTGAAGCGTCAGCGGGTTCCGTGCTGCTTTTTGCTGAAGCGTTGATTCACAGTACCACTGCTATCCGCAGCGACAAGGAGCGCGTTATCCTTATCTCCGGTTATACACCACCGATGGTGCGAGAATGGCCCGGCAACGAAGTCAGTCCTGAATTTATTGAGACGTTACCAGAAGACATCCGTCCGCTCATTTCAGGAAGTGACAGTTGGCACTGGAAACGACGGTATTGA
- a CDS encoding phytanoyl-CoA dioxygenase family protein, whose amino-acid sequence MLSKQQLTQFEEEGYLLLSGLIPQETVVKAEKAMWQMMGMEAGNPDSWGHFKRPGLAGFYMEQLSNGNRIELFGVTNPDVLACCTADYLAVLKQLASRYPDITHCEDPRPDGIWALNQFPVAAEWKSPSPHLDGDFRDFRLDPGTFRATSLTYLTDANSHGGTTVIWPEGPRRIRKFRKKNPEFSNHVRDVRALFPEMDLGEPMEVVAKQGDVLFFHHLLPHSGTINVGSSPRFAIRYMCLCVACRKWEKKGEWNIWMP is encoded by the coding sequence ATGCTCTCAAAGCAACAGTTAACGCAATTTGAAGAAGAAGGCTATCTACTCCTTTCCGGATTGATTCCACAAGAGACTGTCGTAAAGGCAGAAAAAGCGATGTGGCAGATGATGGGTATGGAGGCAGGTAATCCAGATTCGTGGGGACATTTCAAGCGTCCAGGGCTTGCTGGATTTTACATGGAACAACTGTCAAATGGGAATCGCATAGAACTTTTCGGTGTTACGAATCCAGATGTTTTGGCGTGTTGTACCGCTGATTACCTCGCTGTCCTCAAACAACTTGCATCCCGATACCCGGACATTACACACTGCGAAGATCCACGTCCTGATGGCATTTGGGCACTCAACCAATTCCCCGTCGCAGCCGAGTGGAAAAGTCCTTCGCCACACTTAGATGGTGATTTTCGGGATTTTCGGTTGGACCCCGGCACATTTCGGGCAACCAGTTTGACCTATCTTACCGATGCAAATTCGCACGGTGGAACGACAGTAATATGGCCCGAAGGACCGCGGCGCATTCGTAAATTCCGGAAGAAAAATCCAGAGTTCTCCAATCATGTCCGTGATGTCCGCGCCCTGTTTCCAGAGATGGATTTAGGCGAACCGATGGAAGTCGTTGCGAAACAGGGGGATGTGCTATTTTTTCACCACTTGTTACCGCATTCTGGGACAATAAATGTTGGAAGTTCCCCGCGCTTTGCGATCCGATATATGTGTTTGTGCGTTGCATGCCGCAAATGGGAGAAGAAAGGGGAATGGAATATCTGGATGCCATAA
- a CDS encoding polyphosphate kinase 2 family protein, protein MELDTKNIVKPGDLVSLSNHPPEYTGAYEKKGQTKRRLKKLHKELLELQGLLYAESQHALLIILQGMDTCGKDGTIRRVMAGINVQGCDVVNFKVPSAEEISRDFLWRAHKAVPSKGKIGIFNRSHYEDVLVVRVHNLVPESVWSQRYQQINDFEKMLVENGTVVLKFYLHISKDEQKERLESRINDPTKHWKVEASDIRERGYWEDYMQAYEVMLQKCSTDWSPWYIIPANKKWYRNLVITECIVERLKKLDMKYPEPAIDVTKLTIGD, encoded by the coding sequence ATGGAACTTGATACTAAAAATATCGTCAAACCTGGTGATCTCGTCAGTCTGAGCAATCACCCTCCTGAATATACGGGGGCTTACGAAAAAAAGGGTCAAACGAAGCGTAGACTGAAAAAGCTACATAAAGAGTTGTTGGAACTTCAGGGACTGCTTTACGCCGAAAGCCAACACGCACTTCTCATCATTCTGCAAGGCATGGATACATGCGGCAAAGATGGGACCATTCGGCGTGTAATGGCTGGCATCAACGTCCAAGGATGTGATGTCGTTAATTTTAAAGTCCCTTCTGCGGAGGAGATCTCTCGTGATTTCCTATGGCGGGCACACAAGGCTGTCCCGTCGAAAGGAAAAATCGGTATCTTTAACCGTTCACATTATGAAGATGTTCTCGTTGTGCGAGTGCATAACTTGGTGCCGGAATCGGTCTGGTCGCAGCGTTATCAGCAGATCAACGATTTTGAAAAGATGCTCGTTGAAAATGGAACGGTCGTCCTGAAATTTTACCTTCACATCTCAAAAGATGAACAGAAGGAGCGTCTTGAGTCTCGGATTAACGATCCGACAAAACATTGGAAAGTCGAGGCATCCGATATTCGGGAACGCGGCTATTGGGAGGATTATATGCAGGCGTATGAGGTCATGCTCCAAAAATGTAGCACCGACTGGTCACCTTGGTATATCATCCCCGCGAATAAGAAATGGTATCGGAACCTTGTTATTACAGAATGTATCGTCGAGAGGCTCAAGAAACTGGACATGAAGTATCCTGAACCTGCCATTGATGTCACCAAACTCACGATTGGAGACTGA